In one window of Candidatus Scalindua sp. DNA:
- a CDS encoding sugar transferase, producing the protein MKRIFDIFFSFTGLLFLLPLFAAVAIVVKLDSRGPGFFMQERIGKNFKVFKIYKFRTMTVDAESKGPKITVGGDKRITKIGKLLRKYKIDELPQLINVLKGEMSFVGPRPEVKKYVDLYKTEYEKLLKVRPGITDPASIKYSSEEIVLSLSENWEENYVKRILPEKIKLSSHYVDNHNLLTDLRLIFTTIFKI; encoded by the coding sequence ATGAAACGTATTTTTGACATATTTTTTTCATTTACTGGACTATTATTCCTTCTGCCGTTATTTGCTGCAGTTGCAATAGTTGTAAAACTTGATAGTAGAGGACCCGGGTTTTTTATGCAGGAGAGAATTGGAAAAAATTTTAAGGTATTCAAAATATATAAATTCAGAACAATGACAGTTGATGCAGAGAGTAAAGGTCCGAAAATAACTGTTGGTGGTGATAAACGGATAACAAAAATCGGGAAATTATTAAGAAAATACAAAATAGATGAACTGCCGCAACTAATAAACGTCCTGAAAGGAGAGATGAGTTTTGTTGGTCCAAGACCGGAAGTTAAGAAATATGTTGATTTGTATAAAACGGAATATGAAAAACTGCTTAAGGTACGACCTGGTATAACTGACCCGGCATCAATAAAATATTCAAGTGAAGAAATTGTTCTCTCTTTATCAGAAAACTGGGAGGAAAATTATGTCAAAAGGATACTACCAGAAAAGATTAAGCTTTCCTCACACTATGTAGATAATCACAATCTTCTTACCGATCTGAGATTAATCTTTACGACCATTTTCAAAATATAA